The following coding sequences lie in one Nycticebus coucang isolate mNycCou1 chromosome 18, mNycCou1.pri, whole genome shotgun sequence genomic window:
- the LOC128570506 gene encoding keratin-associated protein 9-8-like yields MTHCCSPCCQPTCCRTTCWRPTCEITCCSTPCCQPSCCESSCCRPTCCPTTCCTTTCWRPTCETTYCSTPCCQPSCCESSCFRPTCCPTTCCRTTCWQPTSVTTCRSTPCCQPSCCVSSCCQPCCQPTCCGTSCCQPSSCAPVYCTRTCYQPTCVCVPGCLNLGCGSSCCQPSCC; encoded by the coding sequence ATGACCCATTGCTGCTCCCCTTgctgccagcccacctgctgcAGGACCACCTGCTGGCGGCCCACCTGTGAGATCACCTGCTGCAGCACACCCTGCTGCCAGCCCAGCTGCTGTGAGTCCAGCTGCTGCCGCCCAACTTGTTGTCCAACCACCTGCTGCACGACCACCTGCTGGCGGCCCACCTGTGAGACCACCTACTGCAGCACACCCTGCTGCCAGCCCAGCTGCTGTGAGTCCAGCTGCTTCCGTCCAACTTGCTGTCCAACCACCTGCTGTAGGACCACCTGCTGGCAACCCACCTCTGTCACCACCTGCCGCAGCACACCCTGCTGCCAGCCCAgctgctgtgtgtccagctgctgcCAGCCCTGCTGCCAACCCACTTGCTGTGGCACCTCCTGCTGCCAGCCCAGCAGCTGTGCACCCGTCTACTGCACCAGGACCTGCTACCAGCCCACGTGCGTCTGCGTGCCTGGTTGTCTGAACCTGGGCTGTGGATCCAGCTGCTGCCAGCCTTCCTGCTGTTGA